atcttttaacaatttatggtgaatttccaaagtctgaacaggggatccagaaatcgctctggacctgtttcacaaaaatttaaacatctcataaaatataactcatatacctgttttgctccatccatatgaaaatagactcgtaattcttcaattccatattttattcatcatctaattctatctctactatttttaatgatttttcaaactcatatcattgttgctgtctgaatctattttatggtaaattttacctatttcatggtttccatggattagctagcaatttagcatacataacaccaaatatgatcatgattagccattccaatggctaatcattaccaagcatttccataccactcaataaccatatcataagaccatatatacaaaatgattataatgctatacatgccatactcaaaatatacaagccattatgccaagatggtatacggatagtgtgagtgtgcctccgaccgttcccgatttccgagctagcttgtcaacactacaaggaatgaaaaggagggagtaagcataaatgcttagtaagctcacatgtaaatagcaagtaacacaactatatacgcaaacataaaacatcatttgcataatcatcaccgagacattcatatcacattttcatttatcatcttaccatattgttgttatatcgagttttcaacccgagggttaagtacatacctgttcaaagtattcatttcacaacacttaccaatacgtccctttcatctcgagtattcctccatttgagtagaattttacccgttgaacacatcggaatataattcggatacatggaaagtttgcacataagtgccacatatgtagccaagctaccatgtaacccgcccataagtgaactcggactcaactcaacgagcttggacgttcgcatccataggtgaactcggactcaactcaacgagctcgggcgttcgcatccataggtgaactcggactcaactcaacgagttcggatgcctagttacatttcacgaactcagactcaactcaacgaattcggacattcgcatccataagtgaactcggactcaactcaacgagttcggatgctcaaccatcctagtgacatgtcacttgtatcctaatctattcctaaggttcaaacgggattttcctcgaacacatatccttgccatcttccgtaaaataccgaaaccaatactcggtagtactttatatttaacaattaatacacataatttgcattttattcgaaaataaccacaaagcataatatttcatgataataatcagcatcatatcatataaacaacattaaattgcttaaaatgacaattatgttactacatttacacatgaacttacctcgtatgcgaaaatggctacttttaccatttcgtccacaacttggtattttccccattttagcccgaattttagttttccttgctctatcatttaaaatatagtttaattaggactcacattatacaaattgacccaaaatcatattttggcaaaattacaattttgcccctaaactttcacatatttacacttttgccccaaagctcgtaaattaaacttcaacctattttcttatgttttatgacatgctgatcatttttcccttctatggtaacatcaaattctcactctaacatgtacttatgactattagatatttttaccgattaagccctttttgctcgttttcacttaaaaccgagtagtacaagttgtctaacataatttaaaacctcatattctatcataaaacaccaaaatacacaaatttcacctatgggtatttttccaaatatgaaccctaggttgaattattgctagcataagcttaatcgagctaccgggactctaaaaacgtaaaaatcattaaaaatgaggctagaacagacttacaatcgagcttgaaagcttgaaaaacactagccatggtttatccttgctacattcggccatggggttgaagatgagcaaaattggcttttaattttgtattttaattcatttttacccctaaatgaccaaaatgcccttactactaaactttccaaaaattccatccatgtccaatttttgtccatagacttagaaattggtaaaatttccatttaagacctcctaattaatatttcaaaacaatttcatactagaaacttctagaatgcaagttttacaaattattcgatttagtccctaatttcaatttaagcactttatgcataaaatttcttcacgaaattttcacacaatcatgcaatcatatcatagacctcaaaataatcataaaataattatttctatctcgaattttatggtcacgaaaccgctattccgactaggcccaaaatcaggatattacaagctCCTCGTGCATGGTTCCATACACTCAAGCAATTTTTAATTGACAAGCTTGGGTTTAGTGCATCCAAGGCCGATGCATCGTTGTTTCTTCGAACCTCCTCCACTGGTCAAGTCTTCCTTATGGCTTATGTGGATGATATCGTTCTCACTGGTAGTTCAAATGCAGAAATAGATAGTGTAGTGCAGCAACTTCGCGATCGGTTTGCTTTTAAAGACATGGGTAGGCTCAACTTCTTCTTTGGTATTGATGTCAAATATACACCCCAAGGGCTCCTTCTCAGTCAGCGCAAGTATATTCAGGAGCTGTTAAATAAAACAGGCATGACTGATGCTGCTGCTACACCTACACCCATGGTAGGCACCTCTAAGTTGGTAGCCTCAGGTGATAGTCAACCTTTTGCAGATGGTCATTGGTATTGGAGTACTGTAGGAATGCTCCAATACTTGTGTATTACAAAGCCTGATTTATCTTTCTGTGTTAACAAGCTCAGTCAATATATGAACTCCCCTAGTGATACTCATTGGAGAACGGTCAAACGAGTCTTGCGTTACTTAAGTGGGACTATGGAGCATGGACTGCTTCTGCAAGATGGATCGTTTCAGCTTGTGTGCTATTCTGATGCAGACTGGGCATCGTCGCTGGAAGACAAATGTTCCACAACAGGCTATGTCATTTACTTAGGTGCAAATCCTATAGCTTGGTGCTCCAAGAAACAAGCTATGGTAAGCAGGTCATCTTCAGAAGTGGAATATTGCAGTTTAGCAAATTGCGTGTCAGAGTTGCTATGGGTCAAACAGTTGGTGGAAGAACTTGGCCTGGTCTTGCAACAAACGTCTGTGATCTGGTGTGATAACACCTCCACTGTCTCAATGTCAGCCAATCCAACCCATCATGCACGTGTCAAACATGTTGAAATTGACCACCACTTTGTTCGTGAGAAAGTTCAGGATGGTACTCTCCAGGTTAACTTCGTTCCATCAGCTAATCAGATTGCGGATGTGCTTACAAAACCTATCACTCCCAAGCTGTTTGCGGATTTTCGACGTACACTTAGAGTTACAACTGAAAAAGATCAAAAGCTTACAAGACCAGGAGAATGTTAGAGTATTAGTTAAAGAAAGTCAGTTAGCTAGAGTTAGTTGCTAACAGTTAGTCTGTTAAGAAAGTTACTCCTTATCTCTATAAATACATGTACTATCTCTTCAAGTCATATATCGAAAAATACAGTTTCATATCTTGAGTATATTTCAACACTTAGTAAACTCATATAAAGGAAATTTAAACTTACTGAATATATTAAATTCGACAATCAAGCATAATTTAGTTTAGTCACAGTCCCAATTTACTTTGCTATACACAACACCTCACATGGTTAGTTGCTAGAACAATGTACATATAATTCCAACAAAACATGGTATATAACATGTCGACATCTTTTCATAATTCATCACTTATACATGTACAATAAACCATCTTTTCCTTGCAATTACACATATCATTATAATCCATTTTATTATCCAAAATCATGattcatttcatatattcagATACTCATTTAAGCTTTATTTACTCGTTGAACCAAATGGAATAACACCGACTGTTCGCAAAATACTCATATAACCATTTACTTCCCTAAACACACCACAAACAtcactatttaacatatttatgaaCATATGAAACACATAATCACACCAAAGTGTAAATATTCATTAATAAACTATACTAGGCAAAGCATTCATCTCATAttcatattaataatatatatctcAACCGAAACATGTTACCTGAATAGCGAATGGTTGAAGAATGTtatggtgtctttcaaccatggtcttattcattcccAACTTGATGTCAgagtgtctttcaaccatgatcTTATTCATTTTATATCGtgttgccatagtgtctttcaaccgTGGTCTTATCCGTCTGATTCATAATGCCAtagcgtctttcagctatggtcttactcgctagaatcgtgatgccataacgtctttcaACTATGATTTACTCGTTAAAATTGGgatgccataacgtctttcaactatggtcttacttgtTTTTGGTATGATGCCAATAGTTTCTTTCAACTATGATCTTATTTAATTCCAGTATAATGCCATAGCGtgtttcatctatggtcttaatCAATTCCTTTAAACCAACAAATttgattcacatatatacacaaatagataTTAAATTTTCCGAAACAATAACTAATTGAATTAACTAAGTTACAAACTTACCTGAACTCATAAACAACTTCTTTAACACAAATCGACCACTATTCCGCTACTTTGACTTTTCCATGATTTGTATATATTCAAGTTGtttcttgatttagataatttttttattcaattaacctcGTTCCAgaatttaaaacaattaattcagCTTATAATCCTTagaaatgaaaatttacaaaattaccccaaagTTTaccttttttgcaatttagtctctaatccTGAAACTTGCCAATTTATCATTTTTGGCCAAAATTCGTGTTAGCTGATTTTTATAGAATTCCTAAACAACCTATATTCATCAGAATTTCACATTAAGTCCCATGAATTTTActcttttaacaaattaatcctttaacattaaaattactaaaaatcacttaacaaaatacttctATTTAACAACTAAGCTTAGTAACCTATCAATTAAATTCATAAACACATGCAACTCGTTCATGAAAAATCCCTAAACATTTatcagttttacaaattgaccctaagctaactagattaagctaatacgagttcaaaaacataaaattcattaaaaatgggataaaAAACACTAACCATGCATGAAGAATCAGGCTTGGCTGAAGCTTATGAAGCCAACAATGAAGTTTTCCATTTCCTATTCGGCGATGAAGAGAGAAATGAAGAAGACACatgctttttattttcttttgttttaagtttatttattaaattactatattaaccttaaaATAAACAATTAGAATTCCATATCTAAAAACCCATGAACAGTCCACTATTATCTAAAAaggtataattaccacataaagaccttaattcatgcttttatatccattaaatacaaataaagctatagtgattaagttttacatcttttacattttagtcttttttaactaattaactgtttaaacgttaaaatttcttaatcgaACTTTAATATGACCATAATAacattctgtaaatattttattaaatatttacaggctcgatttatagaaacgagatcccgatacctcattttctcaaaccacttgactttaaagatttaccacttgaacttatTTATtcgttcaaataacataaattatcaaataaaaaattattataatatcatatttaatatttgagGCAAAGAAACTGTGATTTATTCTCCCTTATTTGTTCTGTTTTGTTTACAGCTTCCTCCTGAATGGATTGATCAATTAGATTTAGGCATTCAGGTCAGAAAAagaaacaatttaattaaatttagatttgGGATGCAATTagagtattttaaaatttaagggtcAATTTAAAATGTGTGATAATTTGAGGACTTTTGGTGCAAATTACtctaatatatttaacatttatatacaaTTGCAGCACTTTGCCCTGTTGAGCTTCTTCTCATCTTATACATATAAACCCTAATAAAATCTTCTCTTAAACCCTTTCAAAAACCCTAAGAATCAAAtccaagagaaaaaaagaaaattctaatTTATAGGCGCCGTTGTGttgcttctttttcttcatttgctTTCCCCTACACAAAGGAAAGCTATGGCGGAAAGAAACGAAAAGAAACCCAAAAGAATTGAAAACACCCAGAAGCAGCAGAATAAAAAACAAGATGGTGaggttaagaaagaagaaaatgacGGAAACAGTGAAGAAATGGCCAAAAGCGGTCAAGAAACCCAAGCAAAGAGTAACCCAAATAAGAAATTCAAGAAGGTTTTCCCTTACGGAAATTACAAGAGCTATTATGGCTACAGAGTAAGaaaaaaaacccatttttttttatatttcattgttttgttttattttttataaataaattctgGGTTTTAattgtgtatatgtatgtatgcttGTTTCAGATTGGAAAGGGTCCTGAAAGGGAAGAAGATCCTCGCATTAGGGTGTTGAAGATGGAGTGGTTTGAAGGGAAAGATTGCTTGGATATTGGGTGTAACAGTGGCGTTGTTACAATCCAAATTGGTACTTCCtactatatatatttatgtttctTTGTTTGTGTTTTTGATAATGTTAGGCCATTAGGGTGCCATGGTTTCCTTGTGTTTTATATGTTCCAATGTTTCCTGGAACGCAGATTGCTTGTTACTAGGAACAATAACTAGAACTTAATTTTCTACTTCTAGAAAATCTTATTCGATTAGGATAGTCTTCTGTTGTTCGTATAGGAGGAACAAAATACGATTTATTGAAACTTAAAATGttcttttttgaaattatatacatatatatatagggatGGTCTTCTCCGGTTCATTTAGGAGGAAAGGAGTACGATTTATTGGAACCTAAACTGTTCTTTTGGGAATTACATATATAGGGATAGTCTACTCCAGTTTGTATGGGAGGAACGAAATATGATTTATTGGAACCTAAAATGTTCTTTTTGGAAATCATATATATAGGGATAGTCTTCTCTGGTTTGTATAGGAGGAACGAAATACAATCTATTGAAACATAAAATGTTCTTTTGGAAATTCTATATCTAGGGGATAGTCTACTCCGGTTTGTATAGGAGTGGAATATGATTTATTGAAACCTAAAATGTTCTTTTGGAAATTGCATATATATCGTTTTTGTGTTTATATAAGTACATAATtctaaataaataagttttgaaGTTTGTGAATTGTTTTACtcgataattttataataaactaTATGTTGATGGGAATGGATCGCTAGCTTTCCTTGATTGGGAATGCGCGTACCAATTCGAACATTGCTTGGGAGATAGAGATTTCCGGTAATAGAGGTTATCTTCTAGGTTTAATTTTTGACaataaaatatgatgttaattTGTAGTAGTTTGGTTGTATTTGTTAACATTGGTATATTTAcggttttttttttcatacttATGCAGCGAAGAAGTACAATTGCAAGAGCATCCTAGGACTTGACATTGATTCTGGTAAGATTCTAATCTTAGCCTTAATATTGTAAGAAAATTGACATTTTGACTTATGTCACTTGgagttttcatttttcttgaaatacccCTGTCTGACACTAATGTTCAACATGTGGATATTGGGATATGATGTCCAAGGATCctttaaatacatgaaaaaagTTAGCCATACCTATGCTGGATACATATCCGTATCTGATGCTAATACCCGAGTTCGAGTAACATAGATTTTGACTATGTTTATGTTGTAGTTTGTGTTTTTTTCTGGTGTTGAAGTTCATGGTTTTATattaatccaattttttttttgttttttcatccTCAGCTTTAATTGAAGAAGCATTTTGGTACCTTAGGAAATTTGTGAAAATGGAGTTTGCTGAGAAGAAAAATACAAACAATACCAATGTAAAGGCTGTACAAGATGTAAATGAGTCAGAGCAGTGTACTACTAAGTCTTCAAACGAAGGTGCTGACAATGGTTCAAGCCATCAGTCTTCTTGTGAAAGAAATCTATCTGATATAGTCTCTTTTCGACAAGAAAATTTCGTGAGGAGTCGTCCGCATGATAAGCAGTACGATACAATTCTTTGGTAAGTCTACTCCCTTTCGTAATTGTAACTTTTTATTAAAGATTATACATCACATGACGGAAAATGTCTTTTCTCCAGTATCCAATACAAGCTATAAGAAGAACAACTAGACTAGTCACTGCTAATTGGTACCATCCTTAAAAATAAGTTGTTCCCTATGATTCTGCTGGGAGGGGGTTGATTTTTTTCCAAGAGAAGTCTTTGAAGTGACATCCACCGAGCAGTCGATCGGACTCTCAAACAGTGGAGGTATTGTGCCTGAGGTGTCTATGCTCAGTTTAGCTGAAGGTTTTTGTCTTTCAACTCCGAGGAGAGCCCAACGGGTTCATGGAGTTTAGGGAGTGTCTAATCACCAAGGAAATGTTTAGCAATTGGCCTTAGTAGGGTTTGAACCCATGCCCTTAAATGACGTTAGTGGGTAAGAACATTCCAGGCATGATTCCTCCATTGTTTGAGGGTCCGATCATAGACACTTCAAAGACTTCTACCAAAAACAAGCCGCCCCCCTCAACAAATTCTAAAATGACTTTACCGTGTCCTATGATTCAAGAGCTATGATCAATTATTCGGCTCAATCTTCGTATAGAGTGCTCTATGATTTGAGAACTCTGATTATATTGCTCATCTTTGAAGTGTAGTCTTCAAACTTATCATACGGAACATAAAGTGATCTTGTATACATGTGGCTTTTGATAGTGAGTTGTTCCTGATTTATTGTTTTTTTCACGGATCCCTTTGCAATACAGTTTGAGTGTGACAAAGTGGATTCACCTGAACTGGGGTGATGATGGCTTGATTACTGCGTTCGCAAAGATTTGGAGACTTTTACGTCCGGTAATTTCATTTTCACCCTTGTCGGGCTAAATTCTCTTCATTTATGAGTATCAATTTTCTCTTCACTCGTGGAAGAATGCATATACTGTTTGTACTATTAGTCGTGTTAACCTGCATATGATCATGAACAGGGTGGCGTTTTTGTATTGGAACCTCAACCTTGGTCATCATATGAAAGGAACCGCACAGTCTCTGAGGTATATTCTTTTTACATAAATGAGAACAATTATGGGCGAGCCTTGGGGGTACAATGGGTGTGAAGTGACATGCTTTATTAATGTTGGACCCTTTAAAAAACCAACTTTTTACACGACATATTGCAGACAACAAGAAGTAATTTTCGAGATATCAAGTACCGACCTGATTTTTTTAGGGAAATGCTTCTAGACAAGGTATGTTTTCGTCATGAAATCTTTGTTTAATGTTGTTTGAGGTTTCCATCCAACTTGGTAGAGGCACATTTCAATCATCATTGCTTTATGAATTGTGTACATGACTTGCAGATCGGATTCAGAAGGGTTGAAGTTGTAACTTCAGATCTGTCGGGAACTAGAACCGGTTTCAATAGACCGATCTTTGCATACTACAAATGACCAATTTTGATAGTTCGATTTTGTTGAAGGGGTACCGAGACTAACTTGGACGTGATTTTTGCCTGTTACCACACATGGATTTACATATCTATGGGGACAATGGCGCAAGTGCACCCACGGCAATTGTAGAACTTTTTGTGAAATATGCTGTAACTAAGATAACTTTTGAACTTGGTTTTGAGTGAAATCTTCGTTACGtgtctttaaatttttgttgGTGTTAATGTTTACATGTTCTAATTTTGATCCGACTTAATTATAAATGGCTTAACAAATCATTACTTGTGTATTTCTGGTCTTATTTGCTTTTTGTATGTAAATTGACAAAAACTatactttttagaaaaaattaattgTCAACATCattgaattataattttgaataaatttagggTAGCTTGCGATTATcttctaatattattagttaattatgaatcaattcaaattaaatactaaaacttAACACCATTCCTAGATATCATATCGGTGGAAAGGTGCCAAATGTTGTATTAAACATATTGTATTAAACCATTATAGATGGTCAATAAtcataactaaaataataataaaaagatctgaaataattcaaacacaacaactcaaaataaaaaaattcatctaAATAAAACGACACAAAAAGATTTGACACATTCCAACAAGCCTAATTGACACGTTTATTCTTGTTTCAAACCATTTGATTGACATAAAACCAGCAAGACGCAAATCTTCGTTTGTTCCAACTAAAGCTATTTAAAGTAAATGAGATATAGCCACTGATATTTACAGAAGATGAACAATAAATAATCATATGGATTTGCTTACATATGTCATTTAAcctt
The Gossypium hirsutum isolate 1008001.06 chromosome A07, Gossypium_hirsutum_v2.1, whole genome shotgun sequence genome window above contains:
- the LOC107930782 gene encoding probable RNA methyltransferase At5g51130; translated protein: MAERNEKKPKRIENTQKQQNKKQDGEVKKEENDGNSEEMAKSGQETQAKSNPNKKFKKVFPYGNYKSYYGYRIGKGPEREEDPRIRVLKMEWFEGKDCLDIGCNSGVVTIQIAKKYNCKSILGLDIDSALIEEAFWYLRKFVKMEFAEKKNTNNTNVKAVQDVNESEQCTTKSSNEGADNGSSHQSSCERNLSDIVSFRQENFVRSRPHDKQYDTILCLSVTKWIHLNWGDDGLITAFAKIWRLLRPGGVFVLEPQPWSSYERNRTVSETTRSNFRDIKYRPDFFREMLLDKIGFRRVEVVTSDLSGTRTGFNRPIFAYYK